A section of the Pedobacter sp. HDW13 genome encodes:
- a CDS encoding metallophosphoesterase, which produces MKRRDFVKGTALSAIGASVLSPLQSLAEMQQTHLESDDVAPRNELKDDYPLHFMAVGDWGRNGADHQKHVAVQMGKWATENPNDFIISLGDNFYPKGVTSEHDPLWHYSFENIYTDFALQWDWYPILGNHDYISDPDAQVRYSKISRRWKMPARYYSKEVPIKGGGKVLMVYIDTCPLIPEFHESEQYKPWVQDQQPEKQLAWLDETLKNAGPDVKWKMVMGHHPIYTVGPRIKNYDTLAVRKVLAGIFERNEVDVYLSGHDHSLQHLTTGGYTHQFISGAGSEVTPVSSGIHYSKFEASTYGFMYFSIDQNRLNAKIIDHTGKNIYETTLRKT; this is translated from the coding sequence ATGAAAAGAAGAGATTTTGTAAAAGGGACTGCGCTGAGTGCAATTGGCGCAAGTGTACTTTCACCACTACAATCGCTTGCCGAAATGCAACAAACCCATTTGGAAAGTGATGATGTTGCACCTAGAAATGAGCTTAAAGATGATTATCCTCTTCATTTTATGGCGGTTGGAGATTGGGGTAGAAACGGTGCCGATCATCAAAAGCATGTGGCAGTACAGATGGGGAAATGGGCTACAGAAAATCCTAATGATTTTATTATCTCGCTTGGGGATAATTTTTATCCGAAGGGTGTAACAAGCGAACACGACCCACTTTGGCATTATTCTTTCGAAAATATATACACTGATTTTGCTTTGCAATGGGATTGGTATCCTATTTTGGGAAACCACGATTATATCTCAGATCCCGATGCACAGGTGAGGTATAGTAAAATTAGCAGACGGTGGAAAATGCCTGCGCGTTATTATTCAAAAGAAGTACCAATTAAAGGCGGAGGAAAAGTTTTGATGGTTTATATTGATACCTGCCCACTTATTCCGGAGTTCCATGAAAGTGAACAATACAAGCCCTGGGTTCAGGATCAACAGCCTGAAAAGCAACTTGCCTGGCTGGATGAAACTTTGAAGAATGCCGGCCCGGATGTGAAATGGAAAATGGTTATGGGGCATCACCCCATATATACAGTTGGCCCAAGAATTAAAAATTATGATACCCTGGCAGTAAGAAAAGTGCTTGCCGGTATTTTCGAACGCAATGAGGTAGATGTTTACCTATCGGGTCATGATCACTCTTTACAGCATCTAACAACTGGTGGTTACACCCATCAGTTTATTTCTGGCGCTGGATCTGAAGTCACCCCTGTAAGTTCGGGAATACATTACAGTAAATTTGAAGCCTCAACTTATGGTTTTATGTACTTTTCAATTGATCAGAACCGATTGAATGCAAAGATCATCGATCACACAGGCAAAAATATTTATGAAACAACATTACGGAAAACTTAA
- a CDS encoding sulfatase — translation MKKLTRIFYILCFMVLQLNISVAQQKPNILIIISDDHAYQAIGAYGAKIAKTPNIDRIAKEGAIFNKAYVTNSICGPSRAVILTGKYSHKNGFRDNVNYKFDGSQNEFVKDLRQAGYQTGWIGKWHLESTPQGFDYYKILPGQGQYYNPDFIGMDGKTEHIEGYASNVIEDQVEKYLDGRDQSKPFCLVVGHKATHRTWIPDTCDMGMYDKVDFPLPANFYDDYTNREAAKIQDMSISKTMQMSYDLKMLSYSKNGREPSVDRMNANQRAKFDAYYKPIDADLQSRNLSGKALTEWKYQHYMRDYLSTAASLDRNIGRALDYLDKHNLTKNTIVIYLSDQGFYLGEHGWFDKRWIYEESFRTPMVMRYPGVVKPGTKSNNYVLNMDIAPTVLEAAGVTIPKDIQGESFLPLLNGKKAKGRDAIYYHYYENGEHSVSPHFGIKTKRYKLIRFYTRVNNWELYDLQSDPGENTNIFGKKGYEKISADLMVQLKKQIDKYEDTEAGKILATPLAPH, via the coding sequence ATGAAAAAACTTACCCGCATATTTTATATATTATGCTTTATGGTTTTGCAGCTAAATATTAGTGTAGCCCAGCAAAAGCCAAATATTCTAATTATTATATCCGATGATCATGCCTACCAGGCCATAGGTGCATATGGAGCCAAAATAGCCAAAACGCCCAATATTGACAGAATAGCCAAAGAAGGTGCAATTTTTAATAAAGCTTATGTAACCAATTCTATTTGTGGCCCCAGCAGGGCGGTGATATTAACCGGAAAATACAGTCATAAAAATGGTTTCAGGGATAATGTAAACTACAAATTTGATGGAAGTCAGAATGAATTTGTAAAGGACCTTCGACAAGCAGGTTATCAAACCGGGTGGATTGGAAAATGGCACCTCGAAAGTACGCCACAAGGCTTTGATTACTATAAAATTTTACCCGGACAAGGACAATATTACAATCCTGATTTTATTGGCATGGATGGAAAAACAGAACATATAGAAGGTTATGCCAGCAATGTGATTGAAGATCAGGTAGAAAAATATTTAGATGGCAGAGATCAAAGCAAACCCTTTTGTTTGGTAGTGGGCCATAAAGCTACACATCGTACCTGGATACCCGATACATGTGACATGGGCATGTACGATAAGGTTGATTTCCCTTTGCCGGCCAACTTTTACGATGACTACACCAATCGCGAAGCAGCCAAAATACAAGACATGAGCATCAGTAAAACCATGCAAATGAGTTACGACCTGAAAATGTTATCGTACAGTAAAAACGGTCGAGAGCCCTCGGTTGACCGGATGAATGCCAATCAAAGGGCTAAATTTGATGCTTACTACAAACCTATCGATGCCGATTTACAATCCCGAAACTTATCAGGCAAAGCCTTAACCGAGTGGAAGTACCAGCATTACATGCGCGATTACCTGAGCACTGCAGCCTCCCTCGACAGAAACATTGGCCGCGCGCTTGATTACCTCGATAAGCATAACCTTACTAAGAACACCATTGTAATTTACCTCTCAGATCAAGGTTTCTACCTCGGCGAACATGGCTGGTTTGATAAACGCTGGATTTATGAAGAATCGTTTAGAACGCCTATGGTTATGCGCTACCCCGGCGTGGTTAAACCTGGCACCAAATCAAACAATTATGTATTGAATATGGACATTGCCCCAACCGTACTCGAAGCTGCAGGGGTTACCATTCCTAAAGATATTCAGGGCGAATCTTTTTTACCATTGCTCAATGGAAAAAAAGCAAAAGGACGCGATGCCATTTATTATCACTATTACGAAAATGGCGAACATTCGGTATCGCCTCACTTTGGTATCAAAACCAAACGCTATAAACTTATCCGTTTCTATACACGGGTAAACAACTGGGAACTGTACGATCTGCAATCAGATCCGGGCGAGAACACTAATATTTTCGGAAAGAAAGGATATGAAAAAATTAGTGCTGATTTGATGGTTCAATTAAAAAAACAAATTGATAAATACGAAGATACAGAAGCCGGAAAGATCCTTGCTACACCTTTAGCACCGCATTAA
- a CDS encoding phosphatase PAP2 family protein: MIKRIKRLPLYFTGLALILLLAAIICCSLTKAECFFALNSYHSPFLDLFFSLLTNFGDGLLSILLGIVLLITKKRKKAITLLLAYAYSSLLAQILKKIFDQPRPRLYLEQLKLDYTNFVTGINLHDHHSFPSGHTTSAFAMATVLVLVHKKSKISVPCLLLATAIGYSRIYLAQHFLLDVLCGAMIGLFGALLAYNQVYIQKLFRPAKAIRRLKRLRTAEPRLQ; this comes from the coding sequence ATGATCAAGCGGATTAAGCGGCTCCCTTTATATTTTACCGGCCTCGCCCTAATCTTATTATTGGCTGCCATAATTTGCTGCAGCTTAACAAAAGCCGAATGCTTTTTTGCCCTAAACAGCTATCACAGTCCTTTTTTAGACCTATTTTTTAGCTTGTTAACCAATTTTGGAGATGGATTATTGAGCATTTTGCTGGGTATTGTACTCCTGATTACTAAAAAGCGTAAAAAAGCAATAACATTACTGCTGGCCTACGCCTATTCGAGCCTGTTGGCACAAATTCTCAAAAAAATATTCGACCAACCCAGGCCCAGATTGTACCTGGAACAATTGAAACTGGATTATACAAATTTCGTAACGGGTATCAACCTTCACGATCACCACTCCTTTCCATCAGGCCATACTACTTCGGCCTTTGCAATGGCTACCGTGCTGGTGCTCGTGCATAAAAAAAGTAAGATTTCTGTCCCCTGCCTTCTGCTGGCCACAGCAATTGGTTATTCGCGTATTTACCTGGCGCAACACTTCCTGCTCGATGTGCTCTGTGGAGCCATGATAGGCTTGTTTGGCGCACTATTGGCCTACAACCAGGTTTATATACAAAAGCTTTTCCGGCCGGCCAAAGCCATCAGGCGACTAAAGAGGTTAAGAACAGCTGAACCCAGGCTGCAATGA
- a CDS encoding RagB/SusD family nutrient uptake outer membrane protein — MEKSVNSPTKTQFLNEIRTMRALYYFYVMDMFGNVPITSFGTSESPKQASRAEVFSYIEKELLAVSEGLSAPTTVTAEYYGRPTKWMAYALLQKLYINAEQYIGKPMYAESITYGDKIINGTAMALVGDYNTLFSPTNGANTETIFAAIYDSNYSAGNAITRYTLHATLRAKYNLPFSPSNAQCTLKEFYDTFNLPGDIRNATWLAGKQFLADGTTPILNGSTQLNFTPEIVLTNTETMDVGAEVNGISRGVRSIKFYPDPNTNSSTRFQNNDMPIFRLADVYLLKAEALLRTSGSTTEALKLVNKVRVRAKAAEVTAITLDGILEERGRELAWEGWRRNDLIRFGKYQGKWGFKAGNEGAYRDIFPIPATEIVLNKNLKQNAGY, encoded by the coding sequence TTGGAAAAGTCGGTAAACAGCCCAACCAAAACCCAATTCTTAAATGAGATCCGTACCATGCGTGCCTTGTATTATTTCTATGTGATGGATATGTTTGGTAATGTTCCAATTACCAGCTTTGGCACCTCAGAAAGTCCAAAACAAGCTAGCAGGGCAGAAGTGTTTAGCTATATTGAAAAAGAACTTTTAGCCGTTTCGGAAGGTTTATCGGCGCCTACAACGGTAACTGCAGAATATTACGGGCGCCCAACCAAATGGATGGCTTACGCTCTATTGCAGAAACTTTATATCAATGCCGAGCAATATATAGGTAAACCTATGTATGCCGAATCTATAACCTATGGCGATAAAATTATCAATGGTACAGCAATGGCCTTAGTGGGTGATTACAATACACTTTTTTCTCCAACCAATGGTGCCAATACCGAAACTATTTTTGCTGCCATTTACGATTCGAACTATTCTGCCGGAAATGCAATTACCCGTTACACTTTACACGCTACTTTGAGGGCAAAATATAATCTTCCATTCAGTCCGAGTAATGCACAATGTACTTTAAAAGAGTTTTATGATACTTTTAACTTACCCGGAGATATCCGCAATGCAACATGGCTGGCCGGCAAACAATTTCTTGCCGATGGTACTACACCAATTCTTAACGGTTCTACCCAATTGAACTTTACACCCGAAATTGTACTTACCAATACCGAAACAATGGATGTTGGTGCAGAGGTAAACGGGATTTCGAGGGGTGTGCGTTCCATTAAATTTTATCCTGATCCAAATACGAACAGCAGTACGCGTTTTCAAAACAACGATATGCCCATATTTAGGCTCGCCGATGTTTACCTTTTAAAAGCAGAGGCCCTGTTAAGAACAAGCGGTTCTACAACTGAGGCGCTTAAACTGGTAAATAAAGTGCGTGTACGTGCTAAAGCAGCTGAGGTTACCGCCATTACGCTGGATGGTATTTTGGAAGAAAGGGGACGTGAGCTGGCCTGGGAAGGGTGGAGACGTAATGATTTGATTCGCTTTGGGAAATACCAGGGTAAATGGGGCTTTAAAGCAGGCAATGAAGGTGCTTATCGCGATATTTTTCCTATACCCGCTACCGAAATTGTATTGAACAAGAACCTTAAACAAAACGCTGGTTACTAA
- a CDS encoding glycoside hydrolase family 105 protein, giving the protein MRKILFLFLCSYVVSVQAQSLKPDSIFAQMKNVADWQWKTLETNGWKNPKKDWTSGAMYTGMMAFAKLANTDTYYQKLIQVGEDNKWKIGHYRHFADDYCVGQLYSELYSIYKRPEYIADFKSLADSVVILPHTESLEWKKSIQLREWAWCDALFMGPPALAYLTQATGDAKYLDKASELWWKSTAYLYDKDERLFYRDSRYFDKKEKNGAKVFWGRGNGWVIAGLVRLLSTMPQSHRDYKRFVKLYKAMSGRLAKLQQADGTWHASLLDPESYPSKETSGTGFITYAMAWGVNNKLLPYRKYKTTLDKAWAALSTSVHPDGKLGYVQAQGQPLIKWGMMIPMCTV; this is encoded by the coding sequence ATGCGTAAAATTTTATTCCTGTTCCTTTGTAGCTACGTAGTTTCGGTTCAGGCACAATCGTTAAAACCTGACAGCATTTTTGCCCAGATGAAAAATGTAGCCGACTGGCAATGGAAGACTTTGGAAACAAATGGCTGGAAAAACCCAAAAAAAGACTGGACTTCGGGAGCCATGTACACCGGTATGATGGCATTTGCAAAGTTAGCTAATACGGATACCTATTACCAGAAACTGATTCAAGTTGGCGAAGATAATAAATGGAAAATCGGCCACTACCGCCATTTTGCCGATGATTACTGCGTTGGCCAGCTCTATTCAGAACTCTATAGCATTTACAAGCGACCAGAATATATTGCCGATTTTAAAAGTCTGGCCGACTCGGTGGTTATTTTACCGCACACCGAATCGTTGGAATGGAAAAAGAGCATTCAATTAAGGGAATGGGCCTGGTGCGATGCCTTATTTATGGGACCTCCGGCACTAGCTTATTTAACTCAGGCTACTGGCGACGCGAAATACCTGGATAAAGCATCCGAATTGTGGTGGAAATCAACCGCTTATTTATATGATAAGGATGAGCGTTTGTTCTATCGCGATAGCCGCTATTTCGATAAAAAAGAAAAGAATGGAGCGAAAGTGTTCTGGGGGCGGGGAAACGGTTGGGTAATTGCCGGATTGGTGAGGTTACTCTCTACCATGCCGCAAAGTCACCGGGATTATAAGCGTTTTGTAAAGTTGTATAAAGCAATGTCGGGCCGATTGGCAAAACTGCAACAAGCCGATGGCACCTGGCACGCCAGCTTATTAGACCCAGAGAGCTACCCGAGTAAAGAAACCAGCGGAACAGGTTTTATTACCTACGCTATGGCCTGGGGGGTAAATAATAAACTGTTGCCTTACAGAAAATATAAAACCACACTGGATAAAGCCTGGGCGGCATTAAGTACTTCGGTACACCCTGATGGAAAGCTGGGTTATGTACAGGCGCAGGGGCAGCCCCTGATAAAGTGGGGTATGATGATACCGATGTGTACGGTGTAG
- a CDS encoding glycosyltransferase family 39 protein has protein sequence MKLAKFPLKVWLLLIFMAIIKIAVATSINLGNDEVYYWTYALKLQWNYFDHPPLVAWLIRASTLNLSQHYELTVRLGAIISSSICTLIIFRIGTLLNNQRVGWYATLLYSSSFYCSIIAGTFILPDSPQMVFWLWAVYLLLKINRSIAAGEKNLRDWCWFGMMVGLALLCKVHSVFLLLAMALLILFKHPRLIGYIGIYIAVSIACIFFLPVLLWNFHHGFITYSYHSERVNIFHTGINVLSFLREISGEIFYNNPINFALVWVAVLSPGYNQNRLQQQEKQILLFCAIPLMLTLIVLSLFRDTLPHWSGPAYASLIPLAALKLEQWSKARIRLWIGISAGCFFIVITTGLLVINYYPGIFSANKDNLSFGKGDPTLDLYGWKETGKIIDSVYQNENQAGKKRIKTIIITKWFPAAHLDFYVCHGTALETYGMGDTRDLHQYVFSNQDKHKPRYGEDAAYILPSNLFDEAVLEKIKKGYAHCYPPIAVPIYRNGAICKYILIFRLENYQGKL, from the coding sequence ATGAAGCTGGCAAAATTCCCGTTAAAGGTTTGGCTGCTCCTTATTTTTATGGCCATCATAAAAATCGCAGTGGCCACATCAATCAACCTGGGTAATGATGAAGTTTACTATTGGACCTATGCGCTAAAATTGCAATGGAATTATTTTGATCATCCTCCCCTTGTAGCCTGGCTTATCAGGGCTTCAACGCTAAACCTCAGTCAGCATTATGAACTAACAGTTAGACTGGGTGCAATTATTTCCTCATCAATCTGTACACTCATTATCTTCCGTATAGGCACACTCCTCAACAACCAGCGCGTAGGCTGGTATGCAACGCTGTTATATTCTAGCTCGTTTTACTGCAGCATTATTGCAGGCACCTTTATCCTTCCCGATAGTCCTCAAATGGTATTCTGGTTATGGGCCGTGTACCTCTTACTAAAAATCAACAGAAGTATTGCTGCAGGAGAAAAAAACCTTCGAGATTGGTGCTGGTTCGGTATGATGGTAGGTTTAGCGCTGCTTTGTAAGGTACACAGTGTGTTCCTTTTACTGGCAATGGCTTTATTAATCCTATTTAAACACCCGAGGTTAATCGGCTACATTGGCATTTATATCGCCGTTTCCATCGCCTGTATCTTTTTCCTTCCCGTACTACTCTGGAACTTTCATCATGGGTTTATCACCTATAGCTATCACAGCGAAAGGGTAAATATCTTTCATACCGGGATTAATGTTTTATCCTTTTTAAGGGAGATTAGCGGAGAGATTTTTTACAACAATCCCATCAACTTCGCCCTGGTTTGGGTTGCAGTCTTAAGTCCGGGTTATAATCAGAATCGCCTTCAGCAACAGGAGAAACAGATACTGCTATTTTGCGCAATACCACTCATGCTAACGCTAATAGTGCTTTCACTTTTCAGAGATACCCTGCCACACTGGTCTGGCCCTGCTTACGCCAGTCTTATCCCACTTGCAGCACTAAAACTAGAGCAATGGTCTAAGGCACGAATACGCCTTTGGATCGGGATATCAGCCGGCTGTTTCTTTATTGTAATAACCACGGGGCTGCTAGTGATCAATTACTATCCGGGAATCTTTTCTGCAAACAAGGATAACCTAAGTTTTGGAAAAGGCGACCCCACGCTGGATCTTTATGGTTGGAAGGAAACCGGTAAAATCATCGATTCTGTTTATCAAAATGAGAATCAGGCGGGTAAGAAAAGGATAAAAACCATTATCATTACTAAATGGTTCCCCGCAGCGCACCTTGATTTCTATGTATGTCATGGGACTGCGCTTGAAACCTATGGTATGGGGGACACGCGCGATCTACACCAATATGTTTTTTCCAATCAGGATAAACACAAACCCCGTTATGGAGAAGATGCTGCCTATATCCTCCCATCCAATCTCTTTGATGAAGCTGTACTGGAAAAAATTAAAAAGGGTTATGCACACTGCTACCCACCGATAGCTGTTCCAATTTACCGAAACGGAGCTATTTGTAAGTATATTTTAATCTTTAGGCTCGAAAATTATCAAGGAAAACTTTGA